The nucleotide sequence TTTTCCTAAAGAAGAAAACTGGGATTTAGAGGTTTTAAAGTATCATAAAGAGATTATTGCTATCCGTCATCAATATGCGGCTTTGAGAACCGGAGATTATCAGATTGTTTATGCTGATGATACGGTTTATGTCTTTAGCCGCACGTTAGATAATCAGACTGTTATTGTGGCGGTTAATGTGGATAATTCCGAAAGAAATGTCAATTTTGAGGGAAAAAATGGCGAAGTTTTGGCTAATCAATTAGTCTATGGTGAGGGTGATCTTTCCTGGGACAATAATCAAGCATCCTTAAAAATTCCTGGGCGAAGCGGCTGTATATTTGTATGGTAGAGTCGAGGGAGGCTATTATGCCTCGCCCCTCTCTTTTAAATCTGGGCGTGCGACTTTCACCGCACCCAGCTTCCGACTCAATTAGGGCTTGATTCCCTTTTGCTCATGTGTATATCTACCCTATTAATCTAATTAATCTAAAACATGATCAATTAAAGCGCCTGGACGCTTTTGTCCCATTTGCATGAGTTGATCTAAAAGATTCCTCGGTACACCTGAACGACGAGAAGCACCGTCTAGTCCTGCTCCCCGCCTTAGTAAATGAATAGCGGTTTGGACTTTTCGATAGGTTGTTGTACCGTATTTAATGTCTCCTTTGTCTTGGGCGATGGTTAAACCATAGGCGATATCATTAGCGAGTTGAATAGATACCTCATGGTTCCTTCGGCGGCTTTGTGTCTCGCTAAGATGGGCTAGATTTTCGGTTTTTAAATTTTTCTTGTCTATTAAGGAAACTCTTGTTCGGTTTTGATAGTCTAATAAACTAGATTTCAATAGTATGTCATGATCATGAGCATTTTTAGCTAATAGAGCCTGAGTAGGATTAGCTAAAACAATTCCAGTGAAAAGAAAGCCAATGGCGTTCAATTGCCACGTTAAATGCTTTAACAATACAGATTCCTCCCGTCTCAAGTCAGTGCTAGTCTGCTTTGAGAGCCTAGAAAGTTTTTTCTCAGTTTAACGGATTTCTATTTTTATTTCAAAAAATTTTGGCGAGAGGGATTTTTTTTTATTCAGCGTCTTCTTGTTCAAATTCTACGCCTTCATAAAGGTCGGCAAAGTTGATTTCAAAGTTAATAGAACTCAGGGATAAAATATTATCTTCTCCTTCGTATTCAGTTAATAACCATTTTCCTTCATTCGTTTTGGTATATTGCATGATATAATAACGCTTCTGATCGATTAATAAATATTCTTTAAACTGAGGGATAGAACGATAATGAAGAAACTTATCCCCTTGGTCATAATTTTTAGTTGACTTGGATAATATTTCTACAATAATAGAAGGGTTGGTGACTATTCTTTTTCCTGTCCCCTCGTAAATGGGTTCTCCCTCAATCACCATCACATCCGGATAAGTGCCATGTCGATAACGGGGTATCCACAAGTTAACACCACTGAGAAAAATTTGGTAGTTTTGCTGTCTTAGGGCTAATCTGAAGTTAAAAGCAAAGTTAAAAGCAATTTTACTATGATCGGTTGTTTCTCCTGGCATAGCTACAATCTCTCCATCTCGATATTCACTTGGATACTCGGCTTTTTGTTCGAGGTTGATATACTCTTCTAAAGTATAAAGCCGCTTGGTAGTTTGTGCAGTCATGGTGATTTTCTCCAACAATTATTATCAATGGGTGGGCAACTGCCCACCTCAAGTTTAGCGTTCTATATCTTCAATATGTTTAGGAACAGCAGAGGTTAATATTTCATGTCCATCCACCGTCACTAAAACATCATCTTCGATACGCACTCCAATTCCTCGCCATTTTTCGGGGACTTCGGGTTGTCCTTCTGCGGGTTTAATAGTAGGAGAAATATAAATTCCCGGTTCAACTGTTAAAACCTGACCCGGTTGCAAAGTTTGCCAGGTTTCTTCCCCGCATTTATACAACCCTACATCATGCACATCTAACCCTAACCAATGACCGGTTTTGTGCATATAAAAGGGTTTATATTTCTCTTCTTTGATGATTTCTTCGGTGTCTCCCGTTAATAACTCGAGTTCCTTTAAACCCTCAACAATCACTCGCACAGCCGCATCATGAAACTCATGGTAAGGTTTGCCGGGTTGTACCTGTTCAATAGCTTTTAATTGGGCTTCTAAAACTATCTCATAAATAGTTTTTTGTTCAGGGGTAAATTGACCACTGACGGGAAAAGTACGGGTAATATCTCCGTTGTAATAGCCATAAGAACATCCCGCATCAATGAGCAATAAATCATTTTCTTTGAGGACAGAAGTATTTTCCACATAATGAAGAATACAGGCATTAGCACCCGAGGCCACAATAGAAGGATAAGCAGGACCGATCCCCCCAAGTTGACGAAAAGTGTGTTCTATTTCGGCTTGGATTTGATATTCATATTGTCCTACTTGGGCAAATTCTCGCGCCCTGTTATGCGCTTGGGCAGAAATGATTGCCGCTTGACGCATTAAAGTTAACTCTGTAGGACTTTTAATTAGTCGCATCGGATGCAAAATAAAGTTAGTATCTTCGATGGCTATCGGTCCGGTTCCTCGTTTAGGATAGGTGGTCAATAATTTCTGCCAGTGAGCAATAATTTTTTCATTAAAGTATTGATCTCGTCCTAAATGGTAATAAATGCGGTCAGCTTTTTCGAGATACTGAGGTAATTTCTCATCCAATTCATTGATCGGATAAGCTTCATCAGCACCAAAACGTTCTTTGGCTCCCTCTACCCCATAACGATATCCTGTCCAGGTTTCTTTTTCAGGGTCTTTTGGTTGTACAAAGAGGATAAAACGGTGTTCAGGGTGATGGGGAGCAAAAACGGCCACCGCTTCTGGTTCATTAAACCCTGTAAGATAGAAAAAGTCGCTGTCTTGACGGAATACATATTCTACGTCGTTGTGCATTACGGCAGTGGGAGCGCTGCGAAAAATCGCTGTTCCTTGACCGATTTTTTCCATCAAACGTTCTCGTCGTTGTTGATACTCGGTTGGCTCTATATGATCAATACTCATCTGTGCGTATTTGTTTGAGATTATAAAAGAGTATCTCTTTATTATGCTTTGTTAGTCATTAGTCATTGGTCATTAGTCGTCCTACATCTAGTTGTAGCCGCTTGGCCATTGGGTTTTCCCTATTTTAACTTCCACTAATGAGTAGGGACTAAGGACTAAAGACTATTGACTATCTTGCTCACTTTAGCGCCAGCGTGTTTTTTTCGGTATTAAAACACTTCATCCTCTATGCCGCGCCACCATTCACCTAAACGCATCAATTCTTGATGTAATTGTTCAATTTCTTGTAAATACTCATGCTCTGCCATCGTTGAGCGGCGTTCTTGTAATTTTTTCAGCCGCAGTTGAATCAGCAACCAAGGTTTAGAAATCCCATTAGTCGCTTCAATATATTTTGCTAGTTCTTGACTATCCATATAAGTTTTTTTTAAGACAAATTTTCTCTGATTATAAACGATTTAAAAAAAAATGTACCCATTGAGTAGCACTCCTCAAACTTGAATGGTGTGAGTCTTTTTCTTCTTCGGGAGAAAATAGGGGAGAAATCAAACCAAAGACAATCCCACCAAACACAAAAATTTCCACGAGGGACAGAACCCTATTATTGTTTTTCATTGCCTTGTTTCTTTTCTAGATTTAATAAATTCTTGAATTTTTTGTCTCCAAAGTCGAGGAGAGTCACTGGGGCGATATTGTCTACGAAACATAGACATAATTAAAGGTGTCCCGCCAATTTTTAACCCCATTAAAACATGAATGATTAAACAACCGAGCAGAACCAGCCAAGCCGATAAATGGAGTTGATACCAAGTTTCATTTAAATTTCCATCAGGTAACCATTCTTCTTTCATTTGTCTGCCCGTCATCAATGCCCAAGTTCCAGCCAGTAACATGACAGTATTAATAATTCGATAGAGACTGTACCACCAAATCGGTTTCCCCACTGCGGTTAATTTATTAATCGTATCACCTTGAATTAAGCGTTTTTGTCCTGGATGAAAACTATATAAAGCCAAAGCCGGAAAAACAATTAAAAACAATACTCCGAAGGTTCCATGAATACCAATCATGTCAGGAATATTGGGCAAAGGAAGCTGAATTAATCGACCATCGTAAATATTATAAACCCAAAAAGCCGTAACCATCGCCAACAAGACAACGATAAGATTGACTCCGTGAAGAATTCGCAGCAGTAAAGGCTGGTAAGGTTGAGAACGAGCCACTCGGGTTTTCCTCTTTTCAATTCAATGATAATTAACCGATTTTAGCACCATTTTAAAATTGTTTGGAGGAGCGATAGTTAAGCCGCGTCTTACGGGTTTGAGGGGACGAGAATTAAGCAACTCTAACTGAAAACGCTGCAACAGGGTTGCTAATACCAATTTCATTTCTAGTAAAGCCAAAGCCATGCCAATACAGCGACGGTTACCGCCGCCAAAAGGAATATATTCATATAAAGAATACTGTCGTTCTAAAAAGCGTTCAGGTTTAAATTGATCGGGTTGAGGATAAAGATCTTCTCGATGATGTAATAAATAGATACAAGGTGCTAGGACGGTATTAGCCGCAAACTTATATCCTAATAATTCCATATCCGACTTGAGAATTCTTGGGAATGTCAGAGGAGCAACCGGGTATATTCTCAAGGTTT is from Gloeothece verrucosa PCC 7822 and encodes:
- a CDS encoding aminopeptidase P N-terminal domain-containing protein, which encodes MSIDHIEPTEYQQRRERLMEKIGQGTAIFRSAPTAVMHNDVEYVFRQDSDFFYLTGFNEPEAVAVFAPHHPEHRFILFVQPKDPEKETWTGYRYGVEGAKERFGADEAYPINELDEKLPQYLEKADRIYYHLGRDQYFNEKIIAHWQKLLTTYPKRGTGPIAIEDTNFILHPMRLIKSPTELTLMRQAAIISAQAHNRAREFAQVGQYEYQIQAEIEHTFRQLGGIGPAYPSIVASGANACILHYVENTSVLKENDLLLIDAGCSYGYYNGDITRTFPVSGQFTPEQKTIYEIVLEAQLKAIEQVQPGKPYHEFHDAAVRVIVEGLKELELLTGDTEEIIKEEKYKPFYMHKTGHWLGLDVHDVGLYKCGEETWQTLQPGQVLTVEPGIYISPTIKPAEGQPEVPEKWRGIGVRIEDDVLVTVDGHEILTSAVPKHIEDIER
- a CDS encoding Uma2 family endonuclease gives rise to the protein MTAQTTKRLYTLEEYINLEQKAEYPSEYRDGEIVAMPGETTDHSKIAFNFAFNFRLALRQQNYQIFLSGVNLWIPRYRHGTYPDVMVIEGEPIYEGTGKRIVTNPSIIVEILSKSTKNYDQGDKFLHYRSIPQFKEYLLIDQKRYYIMQYTKTNEGKWLLTEYEGEDNILSLSSINFEINFADLYEGVEFEQEDAE
- a CDS encoding cytochrome b/b6 domain-containing protein is translated as MARSQPYQPLLLRILHGVNLIVVLLAMVTAFWVYNIYDGRLIQLPLPNIPDMIGIHGTFGVLFLIVFPALALYSFHPGQKRLIQGDTINKLTAVGKPIWWYSLYRIINTVMLLAGTWALMTGRQMKEEWLPDGNLNETWYQLHLSAWLVLLGCLIIHVLMGLKIGGTPLIMSMFRRQYRPSDSPRLWRQKIQEFIKSRKETRQ